From a single Nicotiana tabacum cultivar K326 chromosome 8, ASM71507v2, whole genome shotgun sequence genomic region:
- the LOC142162754 gene encoding serine/threonine-protein phosphatase 7 long form homolog, which yields MGGGGELLTQTFRGRRVDLLWEFLTPPRVLHPRVVHHLEEMGLYRIISIGRIQLDYALITALIERWRPETHTFHLPIGEATITLQDVEILYGLSTDGLPVLLPGNIRFFNRAAYMDMLHRLTGFRSEDPDVAIGSSRMQLVPIRDHLVQIHDTITDDSAEVDVEQYTRLLLLLLFGGVLFPNTSGNLVSLHFLHHIADFDDTVSYSWGGAVLSFLYRKMCRASMGTQRDVCGFLPLLQVWVWERFLQLRPPLPQLPANVHIPDLPLACRWVLRRRLAREYHGHHNLPFCRDVLDFLEDAQFIWMSYNEELIGTLPAYCTHGRHIWRASVPLTCLDIVEHHASERVFRQFGFPQSIPTQPAWDPLHYERDDRMRVDDTFIEWLTAQLGIWDSRGDLTPAPQHFPIDVYMAWYHTVSRLFIGNPVHQVDGRYVSYAGRHEALAIGLHTVYRMGQQMQSYVHDPVIMQDYSRCIMDVAAQTLQRGRSDQRLAHQPDYVDPATYQRGRGMPRGGGRRAAAAPRRPAGVGRRGRGRRGGPQQGGFEAPADDVAADMGGGMHETDMPSYSLGIYDTPGMSQVTPSGQFLIMGSDFQGVELGRYFPGPSTTDESRPIRDFDSGHRLSYGSSSHAQASCDAATDDYIQDPDTIMPSTGPDSTTDTCHPVPHPAIRRRLDDDDPDSVPGRQGMRLRPTATLRHTGCGTH from the exons atggggggggggggggagttgcttacgcagacttttcgGGGGAGGAGAGTGGAtttattgtgggagtttttgactcctccccgcgttctacatccccgtgtggtccatcacctggaggagatgggattatataggatcattagcattggtcggatacagctcgactatgctttgatcacggcgttgattgagcggtggcgaccggagacgcacactttccatctacccatcggcgaagccaccatcacactccaggacgtcgagattttatatggcctgtccaCCGATGGCTTGCCAGTCTTACTGCCTGGGAACATAAGATTTTTTAACCGGGCTGCATATATGGATATGCTGCACAGGCTCACGGGCTTCAGGTCCGAGGACCCAGATGTAGCAATTGGGAGTAGTCGTatgcagttggtccccattagagaccacttggtgcagatccacgatactatcaccgacgactcagcggaggtggatgtggagcaatatacgaggctgttgttgctccttctatttgggggggtcttgttcccgaacacttcggggaacctagtgagccttcattttctgcatcatattgcgGACTTTGATGATACAGTCAGCTACAGCTGGGGTGGTGCTGTCCTATCTTTTTTGTACAGGAAGATGTGTCGGGCATCCATGGGCACACAGAGAGACGTTTGTGGCTTTCTTccacttctacag GTTTGGGTGTGGGAGCGATTTCTGCAACTTcggccacctctaccacagctaccggctaatgtacatattcctgatctccctctagcttgtaggtgggtattgcgtcgtagacttgcacgagagtatcatggccatcataatctcccgttctgtagggatgtgttggattttctggaggatgcacag ttcatctggatgtCGTACAACGAAGAGctgataggtaccctgccagcgtattgcacgCACGGTCgccatatttggagggcttccgTCCCTCTCACGTGCCTCGATATTGTTGAGCATCATGCCTCAGAGCGAGTATTTCGTCAGTTTGGATTTCCGCAGTCTATACCGACTCAGCCTGCATGGGACcctttacattatgagagggatgataGGATGAGAGTGGACGACACATTTATTGAGTGGCTGACAGCGCAGTTGGGTATTTGGGACAGccgaggggacttgaccccagctccgcaacactttcctatcgacgtttatatggcatggtaccacactgtttcccgactttttatcgggaacccagttcatcaggtaGATGGTCGATACGTCTCATACGCCGGGAGACATGAGGctctg gcgattggattgcataccgtatatcgtatggggcagcagatgcagagttatgtccacgaCCCTGTGATCATGCAGGACTATAGTCGTTGCATAatggatgtggctgcccagacactgcagcgaggccgatcggatcagcgtttggcacacCAGCCAGATTATGTTGACCCAGCCACATACCAGCGAGGTCGTGGTATGCCAAGGGGTGGTGGCCGACGAGCTGCTGCTGCTCCACGACGACCTGCTGGTGTTGGACGACGCggtcgtgggcggagaggaggtccccagcaagggggctttgaggctcctgctgatgatgttgctgctgatatgggaggtggcatgcatgagaccGACATGCCGTCTTACAGCCTTGGCATTTATGACACTCCAGGGATgtcgcaggtgaccccatcgggtcaattCTTGATCATGGGCTCTGATTTTCAAGGAGTGGAGTTGGGTAGATATTTCCCTGGCCCGTCTACCACTGATGAGTCTCGACCGATCCGAGATTTTGATAGTGGgcaccgactgagttatggcagctcatcacatgcgcag gcttcatgcgatgctgcgacagatgactacattcaggatccagacacgattatg ccttctactggacctgacagcaccaccgatacatgtcatcctgTGCCGCATCCGGCcataaggagacgacttgatgatgatgatcctgatagcgtacccgggcggcaggggatgcgcctcaggccaacggctactttgagacacaccggatgcgggacacattga
- the LOC142163197 gene encoding uncharacterized protein LOC142163197, with product MALEKRTIDRHENFKETQVEKSMKETRLVIPEKRKIHISEASSVKRKEVEASKSSDKVEEKVIQRIFVPLENNDTDMYMYSDGIKLFVKKQSIFAPHISVYTNTDIVSELKRTLLQSNTNNWLEGTPNNVFAIHVNGTSLHFILREFALVTGLKCVGNDADFNFSEKVPNWLIETYFGGANLVKKKHLMKCFADKNWGPDNDGDSLKITLLYFIHTFIFSSDKNNTTIPRLHFDLVESGCYSEYHWGLKAYETMTKSISKKMDAQKKYYRIIGMPLAMQVWFYECCSDVDPKIALQFDNLVPRILNWRTTGNQPNFAYLMNNMFNDKANMKYTAAYTCIQMHIDVAYICIQDTAYICIQMHTAVYTCIQMHTDVAYICIHDTAYICIQMHTIGYSCIQMHTDAAYTCIQMLHTGYCIHLHSDAYNNCLQGHPSNRYRACRYSVPPLGVYVENSPTPAHSDKPGEDSDDFSPTPDLQCKKKHVTSVGPSSSPPYKKRKEHKRHPSNTEYQSKIPPVCVSEFGQNVLHHNQLADSKNDEVSSLRKDLNSFKEYVVGEFKSLRTLINDNFKMLSDHLQHNQQNKSLHQRKEPIGRRDDGIDTGVGDNVENIDVIFYYLRKKGKYNQTNNFKYTTVDCIFKTRIAKIFDKYADTDSNANVAKEEDVVCEYIRGYRLLANVPWHTVDNVLIPVNLKDKLYWVLAVVSFKERCIKVDSQGVDWSIYSSYTDKSHTDPFEVFFISDLPQQKAGSMDCGVHVTAYAEFLSTLGEIPQTIFDSNLLRQRYGALLLDYAMRKIDVDSISENEAPSNIARQIT from the exons ATGGCATTGGAGAAGAGAACAATAGATCGACATGAAAATTTCAAAGAAACCCAAGTCGAGAAATCAATGAAGGAAACAAGACTTGTCATTCCAGAAAAGAGGAAAATCCATATTTCTGAAGCTTCATCTGTCAAGAGGAAGGAGGTTGAAGCAAGTAAAAGCTCAGATAAAGTCGAAGAAAAG GTTATTCAACGCATTTTTGTACCTTTAGAAAATAATGATACAGATATGTATATGTATTCTGAT GGAATTAAGCTTTTTGTGAAAAAACAATCAATATTTGCACCGCATATCAGTGTATATACTAACACTGACATAGTCTCCGAGTTAAAGAGAACCTTACTCCAGAGCAATACAAACAACTGG TTAGAAGGTACTCCTAACAATGTATTTGCAATACACGTCAATGGTACTTCATTACATTTCATATTAAGGGAGTTTGCGCTTGTGACTGGCCTCAAATGTGTTGGTAATGATGCCGATTTTAATTTTAGTGAAAAAGTTCCTAACTGGCTTATTGAGACTTACTTTGGAGGTGCCAATCTTGTCAAGAAGAAACATTTGATGAAATGCTTTGCTGACAAGAATTGGGGTCCCGACAATGATGGTGATTCCTTGAAGATAACTTTGTTGTATTTCATACACACCTTCATTTTTTCATCCGATAAGAACAACACAACTATACCAAGGCTACATTTTGACTTGGTAGAGAGTGGGTGCTATTCTGAATATCATTGGGGTTTAAAAGCATATGAAACGATGACAAAATCGATTAGCAAGAAGATGGATGCTCAGAAGAAGTATTATAGGATAATTGGGATGCCCCTAGCTATGCAGGTGTGGTTTTATGAGTGTTGTTCAGATGTTGATCCCAAAATTGCACTTCAATTTGATAATCTGGTCCCCAGAATACTCAATTGGAGAACCACCGGAAATCAGCCAAACTTTGCTTATCTGATGAACAACATGTTCAATGACAAGGCAAATATG AAGTATACAGCTGCATACACTTGCATACAAATGCATATAGATGTTGCATACATTTGCATACAGGATACTGCATACATTTGCATTCAGATGCATACAGCAGTATACACTTGCATACAAATGCATACAGATGTTGCATACATTTGCATTCATGATACTGCATACATTTGCATTCAGATGCATACAATAGGATACAGTTGCATTCAGATGCATACAGATGCTGCATACACTTGCATACAGATGTTACATACAGGATACTGCATACATTTGCATTCAGATGCATACAACA ATTGTTTACAAGGACATCCATCCAACCGATATAGAGCTTGCCGTTATTCAGTTCCTCCCCTAGGCGTTTATGTTGAGAACAGTCCTACTCCTGCTCATTCAGATAAGCCGGGAGAGGATTCAGATGACTTTTCTCCTACACCTGATCTTCAATGTAAGAAGAAACATGTTACAAGTGTTGGTCCATCTTCATCACCGCCCTATAAAAAGCGCAAGGAACACAAAAGACATCCCTCAAATACAGAGTATCAATCCAAGATTCCTCCTGTTTGTGTATCCGAATTTGGACAGAATGTTTTGCATCACAATCAGCTGGCAGATTCCAAAAAtgacgaagtatcttctttaagGAAAGACCTAAATTCATTCAAAGAATAT GTTGTGGGAGAGTTCAAGTCTCTGAGAACATTGATCAATGATAACTTTAAGATGCTTTCTGACCATCTTCAACACAATCAGCAAAATAAAAGTTTACACCAGAGAAAGGAACCCATAGGGAGACGTGATGATGGTATTGACACAGGTGTCGGGGATAATGTTGAG AATATTGACGTCATATTCTACTATCTGAGAAAGAAGGgaaagtacaatcaaacaaacaACTTCAAGTATACAACTGTCGATTGTATATTCAAGACAAGAATAGCTAAAATCTTCGACAAGTATGCTGATACAGATAGTAATGCTAATGTAGCCAAAGAAGAGGATGTGGTATGTGAGTACATAAGGGGATACCGATTGCTAGCTAATGTACCTTGGCATACTGTTGACAATGTCTTGATACCAGTCAACTTGAAGGACAAACTATACTGGGTATTGGCTGTTGTCTCATTCAAGGAGAGATGTATCAAAGT AGATAGTCAAGGCGTAGATTGGTCTATTTACTCATCATACACTGACAAGTCACATACTGATCCCTTTGAAGTTTTTTTCATATCAGATCTGCCTCAACAGAAAGCTGGGAGCAT GGATTGTGGGGTGCATGTTACGGCATACGCAGAGTTTCTGAGCACTCTTGGTGAGATTCCACAAACAATATTTGATTCTAATCTACTCCGTCAAAGATATGGTGCTCTCCTATTAGACTATGCTATGCGGAAGATTGACGTTGATTCCATAAGCGAGAATGAAGCACCCTCAAATATTGCTAGGCAAATCACGTAG
- the LOC107811219 gene encoding uncharacterized protein LOC107811219 codes for MANLIVLLRHSGKWNDECNYVDFSIEGILIKEYVSFNDLVASISNQLGIDLSSKSIKIQYKVERNCTPMEIHNDMGYRVYVELKKENKEFRMYPLCITTIEKELVSGGSLNQGDIVQIDEAVQRYDSDTDDTLALDFVNSGEAIGVFELDKNLIISKTNQREVMAGQMYNDKATLKEVMENYSISQRFQFRVDRSNAVSYALLCISEYCEWRFKASSFNKLELFKVREFIDNHTCPLKDKVYEQRQASSSLIGGMIRPKLTNHKRKYTPKDIIDDVKSDLGVDVSDMLAWRAKEKEMNFLRGKPADSYKKLPGYLYTMDMTYPGSHIRMVKSPKNEFMYVYISLYAFIKGFDHCRPIVVVDGSHLKSYYTGTFVSASTLDGAGHILPLAYCVIDSENDVAWTWFFEQFKIAYGDRENKCIVSDRNESIIKFVSRVYPNVPHFSCIWHLWNNVYKKFKKSHAKLSEIYFSMAKTYIQAEFDSLMEKVEKPSNVFVTLQLPKVQPIFDVVPSTEYLHTVNDGGRHYTVCLLERKCVCGRFQVDELPCSYVWVVLKSKFLMPEEYCSNYYKSNTVVMTYDVPVYPLPDKND; via the exons ATGGCAAATTTAATAGTGTTGTTGCGTCATTCTGGCAAGTGGAACGATGAGTGCAATTACGTCGATTTTTCAATTGAGGGAATACTGATAAAAGAGTATGTGTCCTTTAATGATTTGGTTGCTTCAATTTCTAATCAACTGGGCATAGATTTGAGCTCAAAGTCCATTAAAATTCAATACAAAGTAGAAAGAAATTGCACGCCAATGGAAATACACAATGATATGGGTTACAGAGTGTATGTAGAGTTGAAAAAAGAGAACAAAGAATTCAGGATGTATCCTTTGTGCATAACAACTATTGAAAAAGAACTTGTATCCGGAGGTAGTTTAAATCAAGGCGACATTGTGCAAATAGACGAAGCAGTTCAAAGGTACGATTCCGATACAGATGATACACTGGCTCTAGATTTTGTCAATTCAGGAGAAGCAATTGGGGTGTTCGAACTGGACAAGAATTTGATAATTTCAAAAACTAATCAAAGGGAGGTTATGGCTGGACAAATGTATAATGATAAGGCTACATTGAAAGAGGTAATGGAGAATTATTCTATATCTCAAAGGTTTCAATTCCGGGTTGATAGGTCTAATGCTGTCAG CTATGCATTATTATGTATTTCAGAATATTGTGAATGGAGGTTTAAGGCTTCAAGCTTTAACAAATTAGAACTATTCAAAGTGAGAGAGTTCATTGATAACCATACATGTCCGCTGAAGGACAAGGTGTATGAGCAGCGACAGGCAAGTAGCAGCCTTATAGGTGGTATGATTAGGCCTAAGCTTACTAATCATAAGAGGAAATACACCCCAAAggatattattgatgatgtgaaatCAGATTTAGGTGTAGATGTTAGCGATATGTTGGCGTGGAGGGCTAAAGAAAAGGAAATGAATTTTTTGAGAGGTAAACCGGCTGATTCATACAAAAAATTACCAGGATACTTATATACAATGGATATGACATATCCAGGTTCCCACATCAGGATggtaaaatcgcccaaaaatgaaTTCATGTACGTGTATATATCTTTGTATGCCTTTATAAAGGGGTTTGATCATTGTAGACCCATTGTTGTTGTGGATGGAAGTCACCTAAAATCTTACTACACCGGGACATTTGTTTCGGCAAGCACGTTGGATGGTGCAG GTCATATATTGCCACTAGCATATTGTGTTATTGATTCAGAGAACGATGTTGCTTGGACgtggttctttgagcaattcaagatagCATACGGTGACAGGGAAAACAAGTGCATCGTTTCAGATAGAAATGAGAGTATCATTAAATTTGTATCGAGAGTGTATCCAAATGTACCGCATTTTTCTTGTATATGGCATCTATGGAACAACGTATATAAGAAATTCAAAAAGAGCCATGCCAAGTTGAGCGAGATATACTTCTCGATGGCAAAAACATACATACAAGCTGAATTTGACAGTCTGATGGAGAAGGTGGAGAAG CCTTCTAATGTTTTTGTTACACTTCAGTTGCCTAAAGTACAACCGATTTTTGAT gtGGTACCATCAACTGAATACTTACATACGGTTAACGATGGAGGGAGGCATTACACAGTCTGCCTGTTAGAGAGAAAATGTGTTTGTGGGAGGTTCCAAGTTGATGAATTACCATGCTCATATGTTTGGGTTGTATTGAAGAGTAAGTTTCTAATGCCAGAAGAATATTGCTCTAACTATTACAAATCAAATACTGTTGTAATGACATACGATGTGCCTGTGTACCCGCTACCGGACAAAAATGATTAG